One part of the Bacteroidota bacterium genome encodes these proteins:
- a CDS encoding endonuclease, producing MKMRRLIISGFVFFISLCFSHAQSLSSLDSLRFRVMFYNTENFFDTRHDSLKNDREFLPGAMRHWTYKRYQNKLNNLYKVIAALGYPQPPEIIGLCEIENDKVLSNLMYDTPLLKYPYKFIHHESPDERGIDVAVLYRTDRFKLLNKRFIRVFFPFKPQRQTREIIYACGLIDGKDTLHLFVNHWPSKSGGEAESRPYRIQTGKILKIAVDSVLAIHPQAKIVIVGDFNDGPDSECLIDGLQAKTSLKNLASSQVYNLSALLQEAKSTGTHKYRGNWEILDQIIVSGKLLIDVKAWHTTLKCAQIFNAPFLLEDDPSDLGQRPVRTYNGFKYHGGFSDHLPVYLDLFRVKSEN from the coding sequence ATGAAAATGCGCAGGTTAATCATAAGTGGCTTCGTTTTTTTTATTTCTCTCTGCTTCAGTCATGCCCAAAGTTTGTCGTCCCTTGATTCACTCAGGTTTAGGGTTATGTTTTATAATACGGAGAATTTTTTTGATACCCGTCATGACAGCCTCAAAAACGACAGGGAATTTCTGCCGGGTGCAATGCGGCATTGGACTTACAAACGTTACCAGAATAAACTGAATAATTTATATAAGGTAATTGCTGCCTTAGGTTATCCTCAACCTCCTGAAATAATCGGATTATGTGAAATAGAAAATGACAAGGTGCTCAGCAACCTGATGTATGATACTCCTTTGTTAAAATATCCCTATAAATTTATACACCATGAATCTCCTGACGAAAGAGGAATTGATGTGGCCGTTTTGTACCGTACCGATAGGTTTAAGTTGTTGAATAAAAGGTTTATCCGGGTCTTTTTCCCTTTCAAGCCTCAGCGTCAGACCAGGGAAATAATTTACGCATGCGGATTGATTGATGGGAAGGACACTTTGCACTTGTTTGTCAATCATTGGCCTTCAAAGTCAGGAGGGGAGGCAGAAAGCCGGCCTTACCGGATTCAGACCGGTAAGATATTGAAAATTGCTGTGGATTCAGTACTTGCCATACATCCTCAGGCAAAAATTGTGATTGTGGGCGATTTTAATGATGGCCCTGACAGTGAATGCCTGATTGACGGTTTGCAGGCAAAAACAAGTTTGAAAAATTTGGCCTCTTCACAGGTATATAATTTATCTGCCCTTCTTCAGGAGGCTAAAAGTACAGGTACGCATAAATACCGGGGCAATTGGGAAATACTTGACCAGATCATTGTCTCCGGAAAATTATTGATCGATGTCAAGGCCTGGCATACTACTCTGAAATGTGCCCAAATATTTAATGCCCCTTTTTTACTTGAGGATGATCCCTCAGATTTGGGACAACGGCCTGTCCGGACCTACAATGGTTTTAAGTATCATGGCGGTTTTAGCGACCACCTGCCGGTCTATCTGGATTTGTTCAGGGTAAAAAGTGAAAATTAG